From one Shewanella sp. GD04112 genomic stretch:
- a CDS encoding Lpp/OprI family alanine-zipper lipoprotein codes for MNKKVLMIAGLAMTALLGGCANTTALEESVATLGNKVDQLSADVSSLKSEQSKLSADVKDAKAAAMDAQAEAKRANDRLDNVASRYKK; via the coding sequence ATGAACAAAAAAGTACTGATGATTGCTGGTTTAGCAATGACTGCCCTACTAGGTGGTTGTGCAAACACTACTGCTCTGGAAGAAAGCGTTGCAACTCTGGGCAACAAAGTTGATCAATTGTCAGCTGATGTTAGCTCTCTGAAATCAGAGCAAAGCAAACTGTCTGCAGACGTTAAAGATGCTAAAGCAGCAGCTATGGACGCACAAGCAGAAGCTAAGCGCGCTAACGACCGTCTAGACAACGTTGCTTCTCGTTACAAGAAGTAA